The following are encoded together in the Carassius auratus strain Wakin chromosome 34, ASM336829v1, whole genome shotgun sequence genome:
- the LOC113053334 gene encoding uncharacterized protein LOC113053334 isoform X2, translated as MAAISVAMPDVKAPQCEYSPAGSPESCSMDLSMDLSVLSSPLSAFSHHGVAPFPAQGVAPGHCNNNNGLLSNLGVYCSTSSMHPFNQTDGQSAYDMMRFPQSCGNTGGTRLYRSLENLHWAAVSDPKAYPYRSVDSEFILHCTSSSHWYDGPPPGPQVYGLMPSHDSMAIYGRRGVVRKDIPLFPQWLLPAVEDWGMNGNARKGLRDKLRFQSTRVTEPHKPLRPQPALGNAPSPLYPCDQEVAVRTGLTSLQRNGQQGLIARRITSPEEIKQEALRRLRLRRQQSTPNLALNSRQEPSTISKSHTAELICTNSAQSTPERKRPPMGRLHIPTFEEFKRMRQREGIKNHISSEMESNNKHREERIQTEEMQSAEKTDIDVEIAQDANHSGAELSEPSSTAEVPGGPICTSPVARSLLHPQAVTGRDKETKGPTGPGATDVAVVPFPPHWDSGDGPSSCCPAILLDGTDLSSYGAKIYKMRDGFLGSALDLIKKSCSAEIAAETPVRLSREHNDVTNITAPQPSHQSAHVAMTTSACGEEACTEPVGQRGKVATECVSGAGCRRSSSDAAYELAESVRAQRECRLRPHFSDPMPADATKRKQLEMKIAAATRLHIHRRDRDSVPGTARGRSEPRGEERSRGLGVSRSAQHRWSTVSSLSADSGVVGLSDEREDEEEPHHARHSAGAEVERVDSGIGPGLTRGWRRPLPSLRNWDIQQPCPDCGHKEGGREQGMCERCSKLRTERKEAILEFLNTESSYGEDLRIIKEEFYCPMQSAGLLTAEQLAVVFSNVQELIDVNDRFTEHLQDSIDQAFDQDDEDLQTVCIGEIFLEFVNMLPAFQTYCLQQSTSVNMLNTLEKEKELLRIFLDVSQNDNTALRRMNLRSFLMAPLQRVTKYPLLLSRISKATNECHPDYSRLKEAKSRVESHLEHINMKTKQEGTATWSLRSFRRDSRKNREVINIEMRELSVKTVGWTRESTHFIMEGPLQLAQPADGQWLKKGSKSLKFQNVQSLLMVRTLCNADTVTEGSLETSEMVQDGVLVLIKDKSSGKFTVLREPIHLANCVVSADPDCEDTFEVLDIRREAFVFRASDKPRTQQWFRQIKRYACDLGPWRKRRNALPNIMINTTQSRS; from the exons ATGGCAGCTATTTCTGTGGCCATGCCGGATGTGAAAGCCCCACAATGTGAATATTCCCCAGCAGGATCTCCTGAAAGCTGCAGCATGGACTTGTCCATGGACCTGTCCGTCCTCAGCTCCCCGCTGTCTGCTTTCTCTCACCACGGTGTGGCCCCCTTCCCTGCCCAGGGTGTAGCACCGGGCCACTGCAACAACAACAATGGCCTGCTCAGCAACCTGGGAGTCTACTGTTCCACCAGCAGTATGCATCCTTTTAACCAGACTGACGGCCAGTCCGCTTACGATATGATGCGCTTTCCACAAAGCTGTGGGAACACCGGTGGCACCCGGCTTTACCGCAGCCTGGAAAACCTGCACTGGGCCGCCGTGTCTGATCCCAAAGCGTATCCTTACAGGAGCGTGGACAGTGAGTTTATCCTTCATTGCACTTCAAGCAGCCACTGGTACGATGGACCTCCTCCGGGACCACAAGTTTACGGCTTAATGCCTTCCCATGACAGCATGGCAATCTACGGCCGCCGAGGAGTAGTTAGGAAGGATATACCACTCTTTCCACAATGGCTTTTACCAGCGGTTGAGGACTGGGGTATGAACGGAAATGCACGAAAGGGTCTTCGAGACAAGCTACGGTTTCAGAGCACACGTGTGACGGAGCCCCACAAGCCCTTGCGTCCTCAACCTGCGCTTGGTAATGCACCTTCTCCACTCTATCCGTGTGATCAGGAGGTAGCAGTTCGGACTGGGCTGACATCATTGCAAAGGAATGGACAGCAAGGGTTGATCGCCCGTCGCATCACCAGTCCAGAGGAGATCAAACAGGAAGCGCTGCGACGACTGAGACTCCGAAGGCAACAGAGCACCCCTAACCTGGCACTGAACTCCAGGCAGGAGCCTAGTACCATAAGTAAATCTCATACCGCAGAGCTCATCTGCACTAACTCTGCCCAGTCAACCCCTGAGAGGAAAAGACCTCCGATGGGCCGCCTGCACATACCTACATTTGAGGAGTTTAAGAGAATGAGACAAAGGGAGGGCATTAAGAACCACATTTCCTCTGAAATGGAGAGTAACAACAAGCATAGAGAGGAAAGAATACAGACAGAGGAAATGCAGAGTGCAGAAAAGACAGACATTGACGTCGAAATCGCTCAGGATGCGAATCACAGCGGAGCGGAGTTGTCTGAGCCCAGTTCGACCGCAGAGGTCCCAGGAGGACCCATCTGCACAAGCCCAGTGGCTCGCTCTCTATTACACCCTCAAGCTGTTACAGGAAGAGACAAGGAAACAAAGGGCCCAACAGGCCCTGGGGCCACAGATGTAGCTGTTGTCCCCTTCCCACCCCACTGGGACAGTGGCGATGGCCCATCCAGCTGCTGCCCCGCAATCCTTCTGGACGGAACAGACCTTTCCAGCTATGGAGCCAAAATCTATAAAATGAGGGATGGTTTCCTAGGATCTGCCCTTGACCTTATTAAAAAAAG CTGCAGTGCAGAGATTGCAGCCGAGACTCCCGTCCGATTGTCGCGTGAGCACAATGACGTCACTAACATCACCGCTCCCCAGCCCAGCCATCAATCTGCCCACGTTGCCATGACAACGTCGGCCTGCGGAGAGGAGGCTTGCACCGAGCCCGTGGGACAGCGGGGGAAAGTGGCGACAGAATGC GTGTCTGGGGCGGGCTGCAGACGCTCCAGCTCAGATGCGGCCTATGAGCTGGCTGAGTCAGTGAGGGCCCAGCGTGAGTGCCGCCTGCGCCCCCACTTCAGCGACCCCATGCCTGCAGACGCCACCAAACGTAAGCAGCTAGAAATGAAGATCGCCGCAGCCACACGTTTGCACATTCACCGCAGAGACAGGGACAGTG TGCCAGGCACAGCCAGGGGCCGTTCAGAGCCCAGAGGTGAGGAGAGGAGCAGGGGCCTGGGTGTGAGCCGCTCAGCACAGCACCGCTGGAGTACCGTCAGCAGCCTGAGCGCAGACAGCGGTGTTGTAGGCTTGAGCGATGAGCGTGAAGATGAGGAAGAGCCCCATCATGCCCGCCACAGTGCCGGAGCTGAGGTAGAACGCGTTGACAGCGGCATCGGCCCTGGATTGACTCGGGGCTGGAGGAGACCCTTGCCATCCCTCAGGAACTGGGACATTCAGCAGCCCTGTCCTGACTGTGGACACAAAGAGGGCGGCCGTGAGCAAGGCATGTGTGAACGCTGCTCCAAGCTACGCACAGAGCGCAAAGAGGCCATCCTAGAGTTTCTCAACACTGAGTCGAGTTATGGAGAGGACCTGCGCATCATCAAGGAAGAGTTTTACTGTCCCATGCAGAGCGCAGGGCTGCTCACAGCAGAGCAGCTGGCCGTGGTCTTCAGTAACGTTCAAGAGCTCATTGATGTCAATGACAGGTTCACAGAGCACCTGCAGGACAGCATTGATCAGGCTTTTGATCAG GACGATGAGGACCTGCAGACTGTGTGCATTGGAGAAATCTTCTTGGAGTTTGTCAACATGCTTCCAGCGTTTCAGACCTACTGCCTGCAGCAGTCCACATCTGTGAACATGCTCAACACactggagaaagaaaaagagcttCTTAG GATATTCCTCGACGTGTCCCAGAATGACAACACGGCACTCAGGCGCATGAACCTGCGCTCCTTCCTCATGGCCCCACTTCAGCGTGTGACCAAGTACCCGTTACTGCTAAGTCGGATCAGCAAGGCCACCAACGAGTGTCACCCAGACTACTCTCGCTTAAAAGAAGCCAAGAGCCGCGTGGAGTCCCATCTAGAGCACATCAACATGAAGACCAAACAGGAAGGGACTGCCACATGGTCCTTGCGCTCATTCCGGCGCGACAGCCGCAAGAACCGAGAAGTCATCAACATTGAGATGAGAGAGCTGTCAGTGAAAACTGTGGGCTGGACACGGGAGAGCACACACTTCATCATGGAGGGGCCACTCCAGTTGGCACAGCCCGCCGATGGCCAGTGGCTGAAGAAGGGAAGCAAATCCCTCAAATTCCAGAATGTTCAGAGTTTACTTATGGTACGCACTCTGTGCAATGCAGACACGGTGACTGAAGGGAGTCTGGAGACCTCGGAGATGGTGCAGGACGGTGTACTGGTACTCATCAAAGACAAGAGCAGTGGGAAGTTCACTGTGTTACGGGAGCCAATCCATTTGGCAAATTGCGTGGTGTCTGCCGACCCTGACTGTGAAGACACCTTTGAGGTGCTGGACATTCGACGTGAGGCCTTCGTTTTCCGTGCCTCTGACAAACCTCGCACTCAGCAGTGGTTTCGCCAGATCAAGAGATACGCTTGTGATTTGGGACCCTGGAGAAAGAGACGCAATGCTCTCCCAAATATCATGATTAACACGACCCAGAGCCGCTCCTGA
- the LOC113053334 gene encoding uncharacterized protein LOC113053334 isoform X1 — translation MAAISVAMPDVKAPQCEYSPAGSPESCSMDLSMDLSVLSSPLSAFSHHGVAPFPAQGVAPGHCNNNNGLLSNLGVYCSTSSMHPFNQTDGQSAYDMMRFPQSCGNTGGTRLYRSLENLHWAAVSDPKAYPYRSVDSEFILHCTSSSHWYDGPPPGPQVYGLMPSHDSMAIYGRRGVVRKDIPLFPQWLLPAVEDWGMNGNARKGLRDKLRFQSTRVTEPHKPLRPQPALGNAPSPLYPCDQEVAVRTGLTSLQRNGQQGLIARRITSPEEIKQEALRRLRLRRQQSTPNLALNSRQEPSTISKSHTAELICTNSAQSTPERKRPPMGRLHIPTFEEFKRMRQREGIKNHISSEMESNNKHREERIQTEEMQSAEKTDIDVEIAQDANHSGAELSEPSSTAEVPGGPICTSPVARSLLHPQAVTGRDKETKGPTGPGATDVAVVPFPPHWDSGDGPSSCCPAILLDGTDLSSYGAKIYKMRDGFLGSALDLIKKSCSAEIAAETPVRLSREHNDVTNITAPQPSHQSAHVAMTTSACGEEACTEPVGQRGKVATECQVSGAGCRRSSSDAAYELAESVRAQRECRLRPHFSDPMPADATKRKQLEMKIAAATRLHIHRRDRDSVPGTARGRSEPRGEERSRGLGVSRSAQHRWSTVSSLSADSGVVGLSDEREDEEEPHHARHSAGAEVERVDSGIGPGLTRGWRRPLPSLRNWDIQQPCPDCGHKEGGREQGMCERCSKLRTERKEAILEFLNTESSYGEDLRIIKEEFYCPMQSAGLLTAEQLAVVFSNVQELIDVNDRFTEHLQDSIDQAFDQDDEDLQTVCIGEIFLEFVNMLPAFQTYCLQQSTSVNMLNTLEKEKELLRIFLDVSQNDNTALRRMNLRSFLMAPLQRVTKYPLLLSRISKATNECHPDYSRLKEAKSRVESHLEHINMKTKQEGTATWSLRSFRRDSRKNREVINIEMRELSVKTVGWTRESTHFIMEGPLQLAQPADGQWLKKGSKSLKFQNVQSLLMVRTLCNADTVTEGSLETSEMVQDGVLVLIKDKSSGKFTVLREPIHLANCVVSADPDCEDTFEVLDIRREAFVFRASDKPRTQQWFRQIKRYACDLGPWRKRRNALPNIMINTTQSRS, via the exons ATGGCAGCTATTTCTGTGGCCATGCCGGATGTGAAAGCCCCACAATGTGAATATTCCCCAGCAGGATCTCCTGAAAGCTGCAGCATGGACTTGTCCATGGACCTGTCCGTCCTCAGCTCCCCGCTGTCTGCTTTCTCTCACCACGGTGTGGCCCCCTTCCCTGCCCAGGGTGTAGCACCGGGCCACTGCAACAACAACAATGGCCTGCTCAGCAACCTGGGAGTCTACTGTTCCACCAGCAGTATGCATCCTTTTAACCAGACTGACGGCCAGTCCGCTTACGATATGATGCGCTTTCCACAAAGCTGTGGGAACACCGGTGGCACCCGGCTTTACCGCAGCCTGGAAAACCTGCACTGGGCCGCCGTGTCTGATCCCAAAGCGTATCCTTACAGGAGCGTGGACAGTGAGTTTATCCTTCATTGCACTTCAAGCAGCCACTGGTACGATGGACCTCCTCCGGGACCACAAGTTTACGGCTTAATGCCTTCCCATGACAGCATGGCAATCTACGGCCGCCGAGGAGTAGTTAGGAAGGATATACCACTCTTTCCACAATGGCTTTTACCAGCGGTTGAGGACTGGGGTATGAACGGAAATGCACGAAAGGGTCTTCGAGACAAGCTACGGTTTCAGAGCACACGTGTGACGGAGCCCCACAAGCCCTTGCGTCCTCAACCTGCGCTTGGTAATGCACCTTCTCCACTCTATCCGTGTGATCAGGAGGTAGCAGTTCGGACTGGGCTGACATCATTGCAAAGGAATGGACAGCAAGGGTTGATCGCCCGTCGCATCACCAGTCCAGAGGAGATCAAACAGGAAGCGCTGCGACGACTGAGACTCCGAAGGCAACAGAGCACCCCTAACCTGGCACTGAACTCCAGGCAGGAGCCTAGTACCATAAGTAAATCTCATACCGCAGAGCTCATCTGCACTAACTCTGCCCAGTCAACCCCTGAGAGGAAAAGACCTCCGATGGGCCGCCTGCACATACCTACATTTGAGGAGTTTAAGAGAATGAGACAAAGGGAGGGCATTAAGAACCACATTTCCTCTGAAATGGAGAGTAACAACAAGCATAGAGAGGAAAGAATACAGACAGAGGAAATGCAGAGTGCAGAAAAGACAGACATTGACGTCGAAATCGCTCAGGATGCGAATCACAGCGGAGCGGAGTTGTCTGAGCCCAGTTCGACCGCAGAGGTCCCAGGAGGACCCATCTGCACAAGCCCAGTGGCTCGCTCTCTATTACACCCTCAAGCTGTTACAGGAAGAGACAAGGAAACAAAGGGCCCAACAGGCCCTGGGGCCACAGATGTAGCTGTTGTCCCCTTCCCACCCCACTGGGACAGTGGCGATGGCCCATCCAGCTGCTGCCCCGCAATCCTTCTGGACGGAACAGACCTTTCCAGCTATGGAGCCAAAATCTATAAAATGAGGGATGGTTTCCTAGGATCTGCCCTTGACCTTATTAAAAAAAG CTGCAGTGCAGAGATTGCAGCCGAGACTCCCGTCCGATTGTCGCGTGAGCACAATGACGTCACTAACATCACCGCTCCCCAGCCCAGCCATCAATCTGCCCACGTTGCCATGACAACGTCGGCCTGCGGAGAGGAGGCTTGCACCGAGCCCGTGGGACAGCGGGGGAAAGTGGCGACAGAATGC CAGGTGTCTGGGGCGGGCTGCAGACGCTCCAGCTCAGATGCGGCCTATGAGCTGGCTGAGTCAGTGAGGGCCCAGCGTGAGTGCCGCCTGCGCCCCCACTTCAGCGACCCCATGCCTGCAGACGCCACCAAACGTAAGCAGCTAGAAATGAAGATCGCCGCAGCCACACGTTTGCACATTCACCGCAGAGACAGGGACAGTG TGCCAGGCACAGCCAGGGGCCGTTCAGAGCCCAGAGGTGAGGAGAGGAGCAGGGGCCTGGGTGTGAGCCGCTCAGCACAGCACCGCTGGAGTACCGTCAGCAGCCTGAGCGCAGACAGCGGTGTTGTAGGCTTGAGCGATGAGCGTGAAGATGAGGAAGAGCCCCATCATGCCCGCCACAGTGCCGGAGCTGAGGTAGAACGCGTTGACAGCGGCATCGGCCCTGGATTGACTCGGGGCTGGAGGAGACCCTTGCCATCCCTCAGGAACTGGGACATTCAGCAGCCCTGTCCTGACTGTGGACACAAAGAGGGCGGCCGTGAGCAAGGCATGTGTGAACGCTGCTCCAAGCTACGCACAGAGCGCAAAGAGGCCATCCTAGAGTTTCTCAACACTGAGTCGAGTTATGGAGAGGACCTGCGCATCATCAAGGAAGAGTTTTACTGTCCCATGCAGAGCGCAGGGCTGCTCACAGCAGAGCAGCTGGCCGTGGTCTTCAGTAACGTTCAAGAGCTCATTGATGTCAATGACAGGTTCACAGAGCACCTGCAGGACAGCATTGATCAGGCTTTTGATCAG GACGATGAGGACCTGCAGACTGTGTGCATTGGAGAAATCTTCTTGGAGTTTGTCAACATGCTTCCAGCGTTTCAGACCTACTGCCTGCAGCAGTCCACATCTGTGAACATGCTCAACACactggagaaagaaaaagagcttCTTAG GATATTCCTCGACGTGTCCCAGAATGACAACACGGCACTCAGGCGCATGAACCTGCGCTCCTTCCTCATGGCCCCACTTCAGCGTGTGACCAAGTACCCGTTACTGCTAAGTCGGATCAGCAAGGCCACCAACGAGTGTCACCCAGACTACTCTCGCTTAAAAGAAGCCAAGAGCCGCGTGGAGTCCCATCTAGAGCACATCAACATGAAGACCAAACAGGAAGGGACTGCCACATGGTCCTTGCGCTCATTCCGGCGCGACAGCCGCAAGAACCGAGAAGTCATCAACATTGAGATGAGAGAGCTGTCAGTGAAAACTGTGGGCTGGACACGGGAGAGCACACACTTCATCATGGAGGGGCCACTCCAGTTGGCACAGCCCGCCGATGGCCAGTGGCTGAAGAAGGGAAGCAAATCCCTCAAATTCCAGAATGTTCAGAGTTTACTTATGGTACGCACTCTGTGCAATGCAGACACGGTGACTGAAGGGAGTCTGGAGACCTCGGAGATGGTGCAGGACGGTGTACTGGTACTCATCAAAGACAAGAGCAGTGGGAAGTTCACTGTGTTACGGGAGCCAATCCATTTGGCAAATTGCGTGGTGTCTGCCGACCCTGACTGTGAAGACACCTTTGAGGTGCTGGACATTCGACGTGAGGCCTTCGTTTTCCGTGCCTCTGACAAACCTCGCACTCAGCAGTGGTTTCGCCAGATCAAGAGATACGCTTGTGATTTGGGACCCTGGAGAAAGAGACGCAATGCTCTCCCAAATATCATGATTAACACGACCCAGAGCCGCTCCTGA
- the LOC113053335 gene encoding translin-like, whose protein sequence is MSVTEMFSYIQGFLSADQDIREDIRKVVQVLEQTAREILTVLQSVHQPSGFKDIPSKCLKARELFCTVRNHTGELKTKFPVEQYYRYHEHWRFVLQRLAFLAAFVVYLESESLVTREDVAEILGIEVNREKGFHLDVEDYLAGVLILASELSRLAVNSVTAGDYVRPLRISNFINELDYGFRLLNLKNDPLRKRYDGLKYDLKKIEEVVYDLSIRGLAKELEAGGDK, encoded by the exons ATGTCTGTAACGGAGATGTTTAGCTATATCCAAGGATTTTTGAGTGCCGATCAAGATATTCGAGAG GACATAAGAAAAGTTGTCCAAGTTCTGGAGCAGACAGCGAGAGAGATCCTCACTGTTCTTCAAAGTGTCCATCAACCCAGTGGTTTCAAAGACA TTCCCAGCAAGTGTCTAAAGGCCAGAGAGCTGTTCTGCACTGTAAGAAACCACACTGGAGAGCTGAAAACTAAGTTCCCTGTTGAACAGTATTATCG GTATCATGAACACTGGAGATTTGTTCTTCAACGACTTGCCTTCCTTGCTGCTTTTGTGGTGTACCTGGAAAGTGAGTCCTTGGTTACACGCGAGGACGTGGCAGAAATACTTGGCA TTGAAGTCAACAGAGAAAAAGGGTTTCATTTGGATGTGGAAGACTATCTAGCTGGAGTTCTTATTTTGGCCAGTGAGctg TCTAGGCTGGCAGTTAACAGCGTGACCGCAGGGGACTATGTACGTCCGCTAAGGATCTCAAACTTCATCAATGAACTTGACTATGGCTTTCGGTTGCTCAACTTGAAAAATGACCCTCTTCGCAAGCGCTACGATGGGCTCAAGTACGATCTGAAGAAGATTGAGGAGGTGGTATACGATCTTTCCATCCGAGGCCTTGCCAAGGAGCTGGAGGCTGGAGGAGATAAGTAG